One region of Ictalurus furcatus strain D&B chromosome 17, Billie_1.0, whole genome shotgun sequence genomic DNA includes:
- the etv1 gene encoding ETS translocation variant 1 isoform X3, which translates to MLFFPSLSTKAASSRSLRAAQALIGRRTERTAPDNISTQISQSQSPNCCRMDTLYDQRVPFIHAHGKACSNRLAKDKKRKFINSDLALDTEELFQDLSQLQETWLAEAQVPDNDEQFVPDFQGENLAFHGLQLRIKREPHSPCVNLGSACSQDRPFKLHYGEKCMYNISAYEQKHAAGMKGSSPANTPCSTPVSPHQHHVSPSAGLTPKPDRTYPQLNGPQPLPDTTYNIDHRFRRQLSEPCHSFPSPAAMGRDGRPLYHRQMSEPSIPFQSQGFKQEYSDPLFEHPLMVGAPLPQSYPPSMMIKQEPRDFTYDSEVPSCHSVYLRQEGYLAHANRTEGCMFDKGTRHFYDDTCVVPEKAEGDIKQEAGLYREGPTYQRRGSLQLWQFLVALLDDPSNSHFIAWTGRGMEFKLIEPEEVARRWGIQKNRPAMNYDKLSRSLRYYYEKGIMQKVAGERYVYKFVCDPEALFSMAFPDNQRPVLKTDMERQINEEETVPLSHYDESMAYVQDGAYCNPHPYSEGYVY; encoded by the exons atgctttttttcccctccctttCCACTAAAGCAGCTTCAAGCCGTTCTCTCAGAGCAGCTCAGGCGCTGATCGGACGGCGCACTGAACGCACAGCTCCAGATAACATCTCCACTCAGATCTCCCAGAGTCAGAGTCCAAACTGCTGCAGAATGGACACACTTTACGACCAGCGAGTGCCTTTCATTCATGCACAT GGAAAGGCATGCAGTAACAGACTGGCAAAAGACAAGAAAAGGAAATTCATTAACTCTGACCTGGCTTTGGACACTGAGG AGCTTTTCCAAGATCTCAGCCAACTTCAGGAGACCTGGCTGGCAGAAG CTCAAGTTCCGGACAACGATGAGCAGTTTGTGCCTGACTTCCAGGGTGAAAACT TGGCATTCCACGGGCTGCAGTTGAGGATAAAGCGCGAGCCCCACAGCCCCTGTGTTAATCTGGGATCAGCCTGCAGTCAGGATAGACCCTTCAAGCTCCACTATGGAGAGAAATGCATGTACAACATCAG TGCCTACGAGCAAAAGCATGCAGCAGGAATGAAGGGCTCCAGTCCTGCAAATACGCCCTGCAGCACGCCCGTGTCCCCCCATCAGCACCATGTGTCTCCCAGTGCTGGCCTCACCCCTAAACCAGACAGAACATACCCCCAACTCAATGGCCCCCAGCCCCTCCCCGACACCACCTACAACATTGACCACAG GTTCCGTCGTCAGCTGTCAGAGCCGTGTCATTCATTCCCTTCTCCGGCTGCGATGGGGCGAGATGGACGTCCCTTGTACCACAGACAAATGTCTGAACCCAGCATTCCCTTCCAGTCCCAAGGGTTTAAGCAGGAATACTCTGATCCACTGTTTGAGCATCCACTCATGGTGGGAGCGCCACTGCCTCAATCTTATCCCCCTTCTATGATGATAAAGCAAGAGCCACGAGATTTCACCTATGACTCAG AAGTGCCTAGCTGCCACTCGGTTTACCTGAGACAAGAGGGTTATTTGGCTCATGCAAACAGAACTGAAG GTTGCATGTTTGATAAAGGCACCAGGCATTTCTATGATGACACGTGTGTAGTACCAGAAAAGGCTGAAG GGGACATCAAACAGGAGGCAGGGCTTTACCGTGAGGGTCCAACCTATCAGAGGCGTGGCTCACTGCAGCTCTGGCAGTTCTTGGTGGCCCTGCTGGACGACCCCTCCAACTCCCACTTCATAGCGTGGACTGGCCGAGGAATGGAGTTCAAACTCATTGAACCTGAGGAG GTGGCACGACGCTGGGGGATCCAAAAGAATCGCCCTGCCATGAACTACGACAAACTCAGCCGCTCGTTACGCTACTACTACGAGAAAGGGATCATGCAGAAG GTGGCAGGTGAGAGATACGTGTATAAGTTTGTGTGTGACCCCGAGGCCTTGTTCTCCATGGCCTTCCCTGACAATCAGCGGCCTGTGCTGAAGACCGACATGGAGAGGCAGATCAATGAAGAGGAGACAGTGCCACTGTCACACTACGACGAAAGCATGGCATACGTTCAGGACGGAGCCTACTGCAACCCGCACCCTTACAGCGAAGGCTACGTCTACTGA
- the etv1 gene encoding ETS translocation variant 1 isoform X1, whose protein sequence is MLQDLSASVLFPSCLQHRPLAQVPDNDEQFVPDFQGENLAFHGLQLRIKREPHSPCVNLGSACSQDRPFKLHYGEKCMYNIRALTNLLSFPDDRSAYEQKHAAGMKGSSPANTPCSTPVSPHQHHVSPSAGLTPKPDRTYPQLNGPQPLPDTTYNIDHRFRRQLSEPCHSFPSPAAMGRDGRPLYHRQMSEPSIPFQSQGFKQEYSDPLFEHPLMVGAPLPQSYPPSMMIKQEPRDFTYDSEVPSCHSVYLRQEGYLAHANRTEGCMFDKGTRHFYDDTCVVPEKAEGDIKQEAGLYREGPTYQRRGSLQLWQFLVALLDDPSNSHFIAWTGRGMEFKLIEPEEVARRWGIQKNRPAMNYDKLSRSLRYYYEKGIMQKVAGERYVYKFVCDPEALFSMAFPDNQRPVLKTDMERQINEEETVPLSHYDESMAYVQDGAYCNPHPYSEGYVY, encoded by the exons ATGCTTCAGGACTTGAGCGCCAGCGTCTTGTTTCCTTCTTGCTTGCAGCACCGGCCTTTAG CTCAAGTTCCGGACAACGATGAGCAGTTTGTGCCTGACTTCCAGGGTGAAAACT TGGCATTCCACGGGCTGCAGTTGAGGATAAAGCGCGAGCCCCACAGCCCCTGTGTTAATCTGGGATCAGCCTGCAGTCAGGATAGACCCTTCAAGCTCCACTATGGAGAGAAATGCATGTACAACATCAG GGCTCTAACCAATCTCCTGTCATTCCCTGATGATCGCAGTGCCTACGAGCAAAAGCATGCAGCAGGAATGAAGGGCTCCAGTCCTGCAAATACGCCCTGCAGCACGCCCGTGTCCCCCCATCAGCACCATGTGTCTCCCAGTGCTGGCCTCACCCCTAAACCAGACAGAACATACCCCCAACTCAATGGCCCCCAGCCCCTCCCCGACACCACCTACAACATTGACCACAG GTTCCGTCGTCAGCTGTCAGAGCCGTGTCATTCATTCCCTTCTCCGGCTGCGATGGGGCGAGATGGACGTCCCTTGTACCACAGACAAATGTCTGAACCCAGCATTCCCTTCCAGTCCCAAGGGTTTAAGCAGGAATACTCTGATCCACTGTTTGAGCATCCACTCATGGTGGGAGCGCCACTGCCTCAATCTTATCCCCCTTCTATGATGATAAAGCAAGAGCCACGAGATTTCACCTATGACTCAG AAGTGCCTAGCTGCCACTCGGTTTACCTGAGACAAGAGGGTTATTTGGCTCATGCAAACAGAACTGAAG GTTGCATGTTTGATAAAGGCACCAGGCATTTCTATGATGACACGTGTGTAGTACCAGAAAAGGCTGAAG GGGACATCAAACAGGAGGCAGGGCTTTACCGTGAGGGTCCAACCTATCAGAGGCGTGGCTCACTGCAGCTCTGGCAGTTCTTGGTGGCCCTGCTGGACGACCCCTCCAACTCCCACTTCATAGCGTGGACTGGCCGAGGAATGGAGTTCAAACTCATTGAACCTGAGGAG GTGGCACGACGCTGGGGGATCCAAAAGAATCGCCCTGCCATGAACTACGACAAACTCAGCCGCTCGTTACGCTACTACTACGAGAAAGGGATCATGCAGAAG GTGGCAGGTGAGAGATACGTGTATAAGTTTGTGTGTGACCCCGAGGCCTTGTTCTCCATGGCCTTCCCTGACAATCAGCGGCCTGTGCTGAAGACCGACATGGAGAGGCAGATCAATGAAGAGGAGACAGTGCCACTGTCACACTACGACGAAAGCATGGCATACGTTCAGGACGGAGCCTACTGCAACCCGCACCCTTACAGCGAAGGCTACGTCTACTGA
- the etv1 gene encoding ETS translocation variant 1 isoform X2 encodes MLQDLSASVLFPSCLQHRPLAQVPDNDEQFVPDFQGENLAFHGLQLRIKREPHSPCVNLGSACSQDRPFKLHYGEKCMYNISAYEQKHAAGMKGSSPANTPCSTPVSPHQHHVSPSAGLTPKPDRTYPQLNGPQPLPDTTYNIDHRFRRQLSEPCHSFPSPAAMGRDGRPLYHRQMSEPSIPFQSQGFKQEYSDPLFEHPLMVGAPLPQSYPPSMMIKQEPRDFTYDSEVPSCHSVYLRQEGYLAHANRTEGCMFDKGTRHFYDDTCVVPEKAEGDIKQEAGLYREGPTYQRRGSLQLWQFLVALLDDPSNSHFIAWTGRGMEFKLIEPEEVARRWGIQKNRPAMNYDKLSRSLRYYYEKGIMQKVAGERYVYKFVCDPEALFSMAFPDNQRPVLKTDMERQINEEETVPLSHYDESMAYVQDGAYCNPHPYSEGYVY; translated from the exons ATGCTTCAGGACTTGAGCGCCAGCGTCTTGTTTCCTTCTTGCTTGCAGCACCGGCCTTTAG CTCAAGTTCCGGACAACGATGAGCAGTTTGTGCCTGACTTCCAGGGTGAAAACT TGGCATTCCACGGGCTGCAGTTGAGGATAAAGCGCGAGCCCCACAGCCCCTGTGTTAATCTGGGATCAGCCTGCAGTCAGGATAGACCCTTCAAGCTCCACTATGGAGAGAAATGCATGTACAACATCAG TGCCTACGAGCAAAAGCATGCAGCAGGAATGAAGGGCTCCAGTCCTGCAAATACGCCCTGCAGCACGCCCGTGTCCCCCCATCAGCACCATGTGTCTCCCAGTGCTGGCCTCACCCCTAAACCAGACAGAACATACCCCCAACTCAATGGCCCCCAGCCCCTCCCCGACACCACCTACAACATTGACCACAG GTTCCGTCGTCAGCTGTCAGAGCCGTGTCATTCATTCCCTTCTCCGGCTGCGATGGGGCGAGATGGACGTCCCTTGTACCACAGACAAATGTCTGAACCCAGCATTCCCTTCCAGTCCCAAGGGTTTAAGCAGGAATACTCTGATCCACTGTTTGAGCATCCACTCATGGTGGGAGCGCCACTGCCTCAATCTTATCCCCCTTCTATGATGATAAAGCAAGAGCCACGAGATTTCACCTATGACTCAG AAGTGCCTAGCTGCCACTCGGTTTACCTGAGACAAGAGGGTTATTTGGCTCATGCAAACAGAACTGAAG GTTGCATGTTTGATAAAGGCACCAGGCATTTCTATGATGACACGTGTGTAGTACCAGAAAAGGCTGAAG GGGACATCAAACAGGAGGCAGGGCTTTACCGTGAGGGTCCAACCTATCAGAGGCGTGGCTCACTGCAGCTCTGGCAGTTCTTGGTGGCCCTGCTGGACGACCCCTCCAACTCCCACTTCATAGCGTGGACTGGCCGAGGAATGGAGTTCAAACTCATTGAACCTGAGGAG GTGGCACGACGCTGGGGGATCCAAAAGAATCGCCCTGCCATGAACTACGACAAACTCAGCCGCTCGTTACGCTACTACTACGAGAAAGGGATCATGCAGAAG GTGGCAGGTGAGAGATACGTGTATAAGTTTGTGTGTGACCCCGAGGCCTTGTTCTCCATGGCCTTCCCTGACAATCAGCGGCCTGTGCTGAAGACCGACATGGAGAGGCAGATCAATGAAGAGGAGACAGTGCCACTGTCACACTACGACGAAAGCATGGCATACGTTCAGGACGGAGCCTACTGCAACCCGCACCCTTACAGCGAAGGCTACGTCTACTGA